A window of Chryseobacterium aquaeductus genomic DNA:
TGTATAATTCATCTTCTGGCTCACCTACAGATAATCCGCCAATCGCATTTCCTTCTGCACCAGCTTCAGCAATGACTTCTGCCGAAATTTTTCTTAAATCTGAATAAGTAGAACCCTGAACAATTGGGAAAAATCTTTGTTTGTAGCCGTATAATTCGGGATTTTTTTCATTCCAATCCATGCATCTTTTTAACCAGCGATGGGTCATATCCATAGACTTTTTTACCTGATTGTAATGTGCAGGATAAGCAACACATTCGTCAAAAGCCATGAAAATATCTGCACCGATTTGTCTTTGAATTTCCATTGACTTCTCCGGAGTGAACAAATGAACGCTACCGTCAATGTGCGATTTGAATTTCACTCCTTCTTCAGACATTTTTCTTGTCCCTGAAAGTGAAAAAACCTGAAAACCACCTGAATCTGTAAGAATCGGAAGATCCCAATTCATAAATTTATGCAAACCTCCAGCTTCCTGCATTACTTCCATACCCGGACGAAGATAAAGATGATACGTATTTCCCAAAATGATCTGAGCTTTTATATCATCCCGTAATTCTCTCTGATGTACTGTTTTCACACTTGCTACAGTTCCTACCGGCATGAAAATCGGAGTTTGCACCACACCGTGAGCTGTTACCAACTCTCCTGCTCTTGCTTTCCCCTGTGAAGTTTTTTCTATCTTAAAAAATTGCTGCATATTTTATCTTACTAATGTGGGAGCTGTTGTGTCTGGTTTAGATTTACTTTCCACAAAACCTTTTGCTTTCGGATCTTTTTCTAAAAGAATTTCCTGTGCATTATCCACAATTTTACTCATTTTTCCTGTTGCCACATAATATTTATAACTTTCGACAAAATCGTCAGCTTTTACATTGTGGCTTTTAAGAATGTATCTTGTTCCGCTTTCTAAATTTTTATCCTGAAATGTATTGGTCACCTGATCATTGATTGCTAAATCTGCCATAATCTCAGACATGATACTTTTATCCAAAAGATTTTTCGGCTTATCAATATATTCACTGCAAGAAATCAAAAACAGAAAAACAAAAAGTGCGCTTAGTCTTCTCATAATTTATTGATTATCGATTTCCATTTTAAATTTAAAACACCAAATACTGCCTCATGAATGATGCCACCATTCATTTTACTTTCGCCCAATTCACGGTTGGTGAAAATAATCGGGACTTCTACGATTTTAAAACCCTTTTTAAAAGTTCTGAATTTCATTTCAATCTGAAAACCATATCCTTTTAATTTAACATTATCCAAACCGATTTCATCCAAAACTTTCCTTGAAAAACAAACAAAACCTGCTGTCGTATCGTGAATTGATAATCCTAAAATAAACCTCACATATTTTGACGCAAAATACGACAACAAAACTCTTCCCATAGGCCAATTGACCACGTTTACACCTTTTGAGTAACGCGAACCGACTGCCATATCAGCATTCAGACAAGCTTCAAACAGTTTAGGCAAATCATTCGGGTTGTGAGAAAAATCTGCATCCATCTCAAAAATGTAATCGTAATTATTTTGCAATGCCCATTTAAAACCATGAATATACGCTTTCCCTAATCCATCTTTGATATGTCTTATTGATAAATGTAAAGTGTGAGGATGGATTTTTTGTAGTTCTTTTACAATATCTGCCGTTTTATCGGGCGAAGAATCGTCTACAACCAAGATATGAAACTCCTGATCCAACGCAAAAACAGAAGAAATTATCTTTTCGATATTCTCTTTTTCGTTGTATGTTGGGATGATGACGAGTTTTTTCATTTCAATTTGCAAAGATAAGTTATTTAAGCTTTTTATTTTATACAAAATAATCTATAATTTTGCAAAAAATATTCAGTTGCCGCAATCCCAAGATTTTATCAATCATATCAGAATACCCGAGAATAACGATTGGGTGGTTTTCATCCTCTTAGGATGCCTTTTCTTATACATCTTTATGATGAATGTAATAGAAAGAGAAGCTAATCTCAGAGATTTTCTTTTACAGAAATACTTTGATTCTAGTAATAATCTACCCAGCTGGATCCTTACTTCCTTTGTAATCACATTAACTTTATCCGTTTTAATATCTCAATACATTCCGGTAGTCCCTGAGTTTGCAGCAAAACTGCAATTATTTGGTTACCACTTGAATAAATTCGGATATTGCTTCACTATTGTTTCGTTATTTTATTTTCTGAGAACGGCATTAGGATTTTTATATTACCAAAGCATTGGTGACGGAAAAAAATGGACTATTTTTTATTTTACCTCAACAAAGTTTCATTTTACCTTATCAATTTTGGTCATTATTCTGTGTATCACTCACTACTACTTTCCTATTGACAGAAATCAAGCTTTTCTTTACTATTTTTACTTTTTTGTTTTTGTTTTTGTTTTCAAAATTTTATTCTACTTATTTCACAGGAACAATATATTACCACAAAAATGGTATTATAAATTTTTGTATATTTGCACGCTTCAAATAGCACCTTTGTTGTTGCTATGGAAGTTATTATTTATTTAATAGAAACAAGATGAGAATAAAGTCTATATTGGTTTCTCAACCAGCGCCTAGTGAGTCTTCTCCATATTTGGAAATAGCGAAGAAGGAAAAAATAAAGATTGATTTCCGTCCTTTTATTCACGTTGCAGGGGTTGACAACAAAGAGCTCAGAACTCAGAAAATAGATTTAACGCAATATACAGGTATTATTTTTACCAGTAAAAATGCTATAGATCACTACTTCAGACTTGCGGAGGAATTACGATTCTCTGTACCCGATACGATGAGATACATCTGCCAATCTGAGGCGATTGCAAACTACCTTCAGAAGCACATTGTCTACAGAAAGAGGAAAATCAG
This region includes:
- a CDS encoding DUF4271 domain-containing protein; translated protein: MNVIEREANLRDFLLQKYFDSSNNLPSWILTSFVITLTLSVLISQYIPVVPEFAAKLQLFGYHLNKFGYCFTIVSLFYFLRTALGFLYYQSIGDGKKWTIFYFTSTKFHFTLSILVIILCITHYYFPIDRNQAFLYYFYFFVFVFVFKILFYLFHRNNILPQKWYYKFLYICTLQIAPLLLLWKLLFI
- a CDS encoding polyprenol monophosphomannose synthase; translated protein: MKKLVIIPTYNEKENIEKIISSVFALDQEFHILVVDDSSPDKTADIVKELQKIHPHTLHLSIRHIKDGLGKAYIHGFKWALQNNYDYIFEMDADFSHNPNDLPKLFEACLNADMAVGSRYSKGVNVVNWPMGRVLLSYFASKYVRFILGLSIHDTTAGFVCFSRKVLDEIGLDNVKLKGYGFQIEMKFRTFKKGFKIVEVPIIFTNRELGESKMNGGIIHEAVFGVLNLKWKSIINKL
- the tgt gene encoding tRNA guanosine(34) transglycosylase Tgt, whose amino-acid sequence is MQQFFKIEKTSQGKARAGELVTAHGVVQTPIFMPVGTVASVKTVHQRELRDDIKAQIILGNTYHLYLRPGMEVMQEAGGLHKFMNWDLPILTDSGGFQVFSLSGTRKMSEEGVKFKSHIDGSVHLFTPEKSMEIQRQIGADIFMAFDECVAYPAHYNQVKKSMDMTHRWLKRCMDWNEKNPELYGYKQRFFPIVQGSTYSDLRKISAEVIAEAGAEGNAIGGLSVGEPEDELYRITDEVTDILPKDKPRYLMGVGTPWNILESIGLGIDMMDCVMPTRNARNGMLFTWQGVMNLKNERWKKDFSPLDEFGTSFVDREYSKAYVRHLFVSKEYLGKQIASIHNLAFYLDLVKVAREHIVAGDFYEWKNSVVPVLRQRL
- a CDS encoding DUF4296 domain-containing protein encodes the protein MRRLSALFVFLFLISCSEYIDKPKNLLDKSIMSEIMADLAINDQVTNTFQDKNLESGTRYILKSHNVKADDFVESYKYYVATGKMSKIVDNAQEILLEKDPKAKGFVESKSKPDTTAPTLVR